The Osmerus eperlanus chromosome 12, fOsmEpe2.1, whole genome shotgun sequence genome has a segment encoding these proteins:
- the cabp5a gene encoding calcium-binding protein 5a, translated as MSLGAACIFLRGGKNIERQLAEDEIEELREAFAEFDKDKDGLISCKDLGNLMRTMGYMPTEMELIELSQNINMNLGGRVDFEDFVELMAPKLLAETAGMIGMKELKDAFKEFDMDGDGEITTEELRSAMTKLMGEHMARREIDAIVQEADNNGDGTVDFEEFVRMMSRQ; from the exons aTGAGTCTTGGAGCAGCCTGCATCTTcctgagaggaggaaagaacaTT GAAAGACaactggcagaggatgaaatTGAAG AGCTGAGGGAGGCGTTCGCGGAGTTTGACAAGGACAAGGATGGCCTGATTAGCTGTAAGGACCTGGGGAACCTGATGAGGACCATGGGCTACATGCCCACTGAGATGGAGCTGATCGAGCTGAGCCAGAACATCAACATGAACC TCGGAGGCAGGGTGGACTTCGAAGACTTTGTGGAGCTGATGGCTCCTAAACTGTTGGCGGAGACAGCGGGCATGATTGGgatgaaggagctgaaggatGCCTTCAAGGAG TTCGACATGGACGGGGACGGGGAGATCACCACGGAGGAGCTCCGCTCCGCCATGACCAAGCTGATGGGGGAGCACATGGCTCGGAGGGAGATCGACGCCATCGTCCAGGAAGCAGACAACAATGGAGACGGAACAGTGGACTTCGAAG AATTTGTAAGAATGATGTCTCGCCAGTGA